The Nicotiana tabacum cultivar K326 chromosome 5, ASM71507v2, whole genome shotgun sequence sequence TGAGCCTTATTAGACCTAAGGCTGGGATCTCATGAAATGCCTTTCCTGTGATTCATCTCTCTTAAATGTTGATTTTTAATGGTTATCAACCTGAAAAGTCAAAACGTGGTGACTGTACGTCTTTGTATTGTGCGGTGTCCACCTCCAAGATAGGATATGCCTTTAGGTGTCAATTTAAGCCATCTTGAGCTATTCATTAGAAGATAATATCTTCTTGTTGTCTTCTCGTTTACTTTAGTTTGTAAAAGTCGTTTGAGGTCTGGAGGACACATATATAAAGAGCTCTTACGTTTCTTTTGTAATGAGTGGTGGAATTCATTTAGAGTTTGCACAAAAAAAAGAGAGGCTCTTTCTATACCTCATGATCTACTAGAGTAGTTGTAAAGTTCCTTGGGCATCTTTTAAAGCCCAGTTAGATTTATTTAGTGCTTCCTTCTTAAGTCGTTTAGTGTGCTCTAGACTTGCCTCTTAGAGAGATGTATATCGAAAAATGCAAGCTCATGCAAGTTTGATcctttgctatggtatttgtagTTGGTTCATATATAACATGCCTTGGATCTGAAAATATTAAAACCCAAAAGAGTCCAGAATTTTCTGATGCGCATGAGGGACTTCGCGCTGTGATGGCTGAGCTTGCAGGGGTCCCCGCTAATGATGCTACAGGAAAAACTTGTAGAGCCCAGGGTTTTGATCCCTTCCTGCGAAAGTTAAACAACTCTGCATGTGCTGTGGAGAATGCTGGATAGGCCTTACGAAGACGTAGCAGTAAATCGGTTTTATGGTCTATTACTGAATGGAATACTCAGCACACCCTGCATGCAAATTTGTTTTAACTTTTGAGGGTAGACTTGAACTCCAAAATGCGCGACATCTTCCTGAATCTGATCCCACCCAGTTGAAAAGGATGTCTTGTCCGGTAATGGGCTAGAAGCTGATTTATTTACTCGATGACGGGCCTATCAAACAAAGTTTGAAATACAATCATCTTAAAAGTTGAATTAGGACGCCCAGAAATTGCAAAATCAATTGTAGTTGAAGACTCAGAAAACCATTTGAATGTTGCAATCAGATTTCAGTTTTGAGTCCTTTTCTATATCAGAAAATGTGACTTTCCCTTTAAAATGCTTCTAGGGGAAAAAATCTGGTGGTAGGTAGTGGCTACATTCTGATACTTCAATTTTCTTTGCCAATGCATACACTGTTAACTCTCTTGTGTCAAATGATACTGTAACTTACTCGGACGGTAGTGTTTTATACTGGTTTTGTAAGTTGTATCCTGATAATTTACTGCTTTTGAGATGCTAGAGTAAGGAATCAAAAATGAGTGGAACAGGAGAGAAAGGATCAGCAACCACCAAAACTCCAGCAGATTTTCTTAAATCTATCCGTGGACGGCCTGTTGTTGTTAAATTGAACTCAGGTGTTGACTATCGAGGTTAGTCACTCTGGttccttttctttcttatatTTCTTTTGAACTTACTTCAACAACATGACTAAACCATATTATCACGTATACTAGTAACAAATGTAGCGGTAGTTGACCTTTTCTCGCCTCAGGATTTGTATTTGGACCTCTAATAATTAGTAACAAGAGTAGATGAAATGTTCCTTGAGATACTAAAGCTTTGACACAGCATTAAGGTTCTAGTAGAGTGAAAAATGTTGAGTATTCTCACATTACAGATGTGTATTTTCTTATCATCACATTTCAAATATTTGGTAGTCCCTGTTATGTAAGATGACCACCATTTGCCTTATCAAACAAACAATGACAACCGTTTGCATTGACTATTAATGGTCTATAGATCAAACTGGCGGTCATCCCAATTTACCTGTGTAATAAATATCTAAACCGATGGATTGTAAAATAGGTGTTGCTCTGTAATAAAATTGTACTAATACTTTATGAAAAATTGATCTTTGTGGTAGGCGTCTGTGACTTGCATTCTGGGAGAGAAACTAAGCTTTTTGCCCTGAAGTTAATAATCATTTGATGCAATTAACATACTGAACATTCATTCTGAGATTTAACCATATGTGAAAGTTGGAAATACTGTATTCAAAGTTTATGTGCACTGTGTAACTGGTTAGTATACTTTATTGTCCTCTAGATCTCCTGTATGAATGATTGGTTTTATTAGTTGTTTTATATATTTGCCAATGGGTTCCTGAATAATATGTTATGTGGAGAGAAATCTTTATATGAATTTGACTTCACTGTCCTTTCTTGGTGCTTATGAATGCTTCATTGCATTGTTATTTGGTATTTCTCTCCTTCTCTGCAATATATTCTTGATGTAGAGTATCTTAGAATGGGAAATTTTCAGCTACAATCCTTCTGAGCCATCACATTCATGGATTCAGCTCCTCTAGTGAGCATCTTCTCCTGCTCGTCCCGTTCCACTTTAaattttttcacatttttacCTTTTACAATTCAATGGATTTGATTTATTTTACCAATTAGTATACTTTAGCCACAGTTAAAAGATAATCTTTCCAATCATTCCGCCAATGACTTATACTGTATTTTGGCGGAAAGATTATGTTTTAACTATGGTTAGACTATATTGATTAGTAAGATAAATCCGATtattgaattgttaaaggatcACATGTCAAAAATTTAAACTAGAACTGGATGAACAGGAGAGGCTGCTCACTGGAGACAATATGACACGTCAAAATGGGTCACTAATTAAGTTTTATGGTTACGACATCAGTGAAAAAATCATAACACATGACCCAAATGGAGATACGTTTGCAGAATAGTTTAATGAGAGTCAATCTAAAGTTGTACCAGTACTAATTTTGAGCTAGTATATGAAAATTAACCCACCATGCCTGCTACCAACTGTGGTGTTCATGAAACATGGTGGAGGTCCCTTTGTTTATGGAAAGAGACTAGACAATATTAAGTTTCCTGAGGGAGACCGATGATTTGTAGACTGAGGGGAAGAATGCTCTAACTGACTGAGCTACATCAGTTCTATCATGATAGATTTGGAAGAAAAAGGATATAATTTCGAGTCTGACAGTGAATGGGAGAGAGGGAATGTGAAAGACTGTTGACCATGGTTATGATGTTTGAATTAATACAATAAATCCATTGAATTTCATATGGGATATGAGTCAAAAAACTTTAGTATAGAACTGGAGGAACTTAAGACGATACTAACgggctatgttgctcggactctccaaaaatgttgctgcacccgtgtcggatccttgaaaaatacactatttttggaggatcAGACACGCAGACACGCACCTGATGGCATTTTTGAAGAGACCGAGCAACATAGCTAACGGGTGAGGAGCCAAGTCTTACATTACAATTTACATACACCACATGCTGCATGTATGCTGCAAGGCTTATCCACATTCATTTATATATGCCACTACTCCTTTAATATCTGCACTTGATGACtccaaacaacaaaaataatgaCTGCGCATCAATCTCAAAGCAAGTTTGGGTCGGGTATATTAATATTGAATCCTCACTGACAATGTCACTCTATTTAAGCTCATCGTAGATCAATATTATACGGAATAAATGTACTAGAAGCTCTCTAATTCATCATTAACACTGACTAGCTTTACGATGGCTGTCAGCCTACCGCAAACTACCTCCTTTGTTCGGGCTTGGGACCAGCAATATGAGCAAGCTCATGCAAGCTGGTGTTAACTTTTTCTTTCAACCTGCATAGTTACATGGTAAGGCGGAAGCTTTATTAGAGTGAGGTCTTCACATGCAATCTAGCTGAAAACCTGACTGCTGGCCTAAGTTAAATATCATTGCAAATTGCTGAAGATCTTCAGCTGGTAATGTTCATTTTTCAATATGTTGGAGGAAAACTCTAACTCAAGTAAATGCTAATTGTTATTGTATGGTGTAGGTATCCTAGCCTGCTTAGATGGATACATGAATATAGCAATGGAACAAACAGAAGAATATGTAAATGGGCAATTGAAGAACAAATATGGTGATGCCTTCATACGGGGAAATAATGGTAAGCAAAAAACTCGTTATCTAACTCTGCACTAGTTTACCTATGCCTCTAATGATCTGAAGGTAATATTGAAAGTTTTTTCTGCATGCAGTGCTTTACATCAGCACATCCAAGAGGACGCTGGGAGAGGGAGCTTAGCATCGTGCATACGAGTGATTGGTCCTAATTATCCTGGCAGTTTTAATTATGTAACCGACTTTTCACGACTTGTTTATGAATTTTCCTCTGAATGTTGTAATTTGTGTAGGTTTTGGTAGACCATCGATGTTATCTTGATTGCTGTTTCTTTACTGAGTCAATGTCATTTTTCCCATGGCCAGGATGAAGAAATAGCAAACTTTTCATGGTGGATCTGTATTTGTGTTCACAGTTCCATTCTGACTTTATTTGGATAATAGATTGCATATATAGTACTTGTCTTTGATTCACCTAATCTACAAATTTGCGATATTGGTTTAGTGTAGCCTTAATGTTTAAATGCCACTTGTCAGTCTTCAGCACCCCGCTTCTTCTTTGGGTTATTAAGCGCAGAAAACGTTTCTCTGCATCTGGTGTTTAATGGATACTTGACATGTGTGTTCGGCTGTTCGCCTACTGTAAAAAGTTACTGCACTCGGTGTTTATACTAAATCAATGGATGTATAATATGTGGCTTTCATATACACATGTCACTTAATTATAGTATAATGATATGTATTCTCACTTTAGTTTTAAACAGCATAAGATAAATTGCTTAGTTTTGTGTAAATACGTGGGTACGTATTTACTACTAATATCACTAAATGAGAGGtagttaatatatatttttacttcaatttattaCTTAACTATGGTATTGTAATATTAGTGTTAATCGAAATTCTTGTTGGCTCTAGAAAATTTAAAGAGCATTCAGCGTATTGGaatctgcttctgcttctctATCTATCCTGAAATATCTCAATGGCAATGAATCCTTACAAATTGGAATATCAAGCGATACGTAAAACTTGGCATCTATTGAGAACTTAGAATCTAGCCTAGTTGGTACTGCAAGATATTAGATTCTTTCTTATTAGAATTATGAAATACGAAAAATGGCTTTCTTTGCATAAAAGGCAAGTATTTACATTATTTTATCTAGAGGTGTGCATGAACCAGGTTGGtttgatttttatcaaaaccaaaccaaacaaaaCCAACTacatcggtttggattggttcgttTTGTcgaatttttcggatttttttattatATGAATATTGTTTCAATCTTCCTTTATtgaattttttataagtaaacatatgatctattaaaatgtT is a genomic window containing:
- the LOC107761481 gene encoding sm-like protein LSM36B, yielding MSGTGEKGSATTKTPADFLKSIRGRPVVVKLNSGVDYRGILACLDGYMNIAMEQTEEYVNGQLKNKYGDAFIRGNNVLYISTSKRTLGEGA